Proteins found in one Coleofasciculaceae cyanobacterium genomic segment:
- a CDS encoding universal stress protein, translating to MLNKILYADSGAENAQDMLKILLELPATKNAQVSILRVISPKTTQEELAAHQQAESKINDLVAKLGTNCDEASCKVEEGEPKTTVLKVAQEVDADLIIMGSRGMGKLQSILSNSVSQYVFQLTDRSMLLVKDDIYVKKLKRVMVAIDKSPAAQYALDLTLSLFKGYQDAEIYLTRVNPDLDPNLKLSKEDLENNPILAPAIAKVKRMGLTYRCLVSGGRPAQKICSLAEANNIDLLVLGSPERRPSIAKSLPDIERLLGSSLSDYIRIKAPCPVLLARQEEAS from the coding sequence ATGCTTAACAAAATTCTCTATGCTGACTCTGGTGCAGAAAATGCCCAAGATATGCTCAAAATCTTATTAGAGCTTCCTGCTACAAAAAATGCTCAGGTATCAATTCTTAGAGTAATTTCTCCTAAGACTACTCAAGAAGAATTGGCAGCACACCAACAGGCTGAATCTAAAATTAATGATTTGGTCGCCAAATTGGGTACAAATTGCGATGAAGCTAGCTGTAAAGTTGAAGAAGGAGAACCTAAAACTACGGTCTTAAAAGTAGCTCAAGAAGTCGATGCCGATCTAATTATAATGGGTTCGCGAGGTATGGGCAAACTACAGTCTATTTTGAGTAATTCTGTTAGTCAGTATGTGTTTCAATTGACTGACCGCTCGATGCTGCTAGTTAAGGACGATATCTATGTTAAAAAATTGAAGCGAGTGATGGTGGCGATCGACAAGTCTCCTGCTGCTCAGTATGCTTTAGATTTAACCTTGTCTCTTTTCAAAGGTTATCAAGACGCAGAAATATATCTTACCCGTGTTAATCCCGATCTAGACCCCAATCTAAAGCTATCTAAAGAAGATTTGGAAAACAATCCAATTCTCGCTCCTGCGATCGCCAAAGTAAAACGCATGGGTTTAACATATCGGTGTTTGGTATCAGGTGGTAGACCAGCCCAAAAAATCTGTAGTTTAGCCGAAGCTAACAATATTGATTTATTAGTTTTGGGTTCTCCTGAACGGCGTCCCTCTATTGCTAAAAGCTTACCTGATATCGAGCGTTTGTTGGGTAGTTCTTTATCTGACTATATTCGCATTAAAGCTCCTTGTCCTGTTCTTTTAGCCAGACAAGAAGAAGCAAGTTAA